Genomic segment of Citrus sinensis cultivar Valencia sweet orange chromosome 7, DVS_A1.0, whole genome shotgun sequence:
TGTGTCATGTGTGCTGAATATGCAAGCAGTAGGTGACACGAGCTGAGGACCCAGATATTTTATGCAATCAAAAAAACTTTTGTGCAAACAAAGTAAGAACCATTGGGGATAAGAAGCTCACAGTTTTGGAGTCTCCAAAGTCACCAAGGGCACTGCTAGCAATGGAGTATAATCTCAGTTTGTGAGGCTTCGCATTCTTGTCAACACCATCTGCAATCACCCCAATTGATTGCCCTTCTTTGTAGGGAACCTCTCCTAAATTAAGAACCCAATAAGCCACTCAGCACAATATGAAAACTCTTGACATTTATCAATCAAGCTAAGGGTATCAAACTAATGACTTTAACCgatcaacaaaaaaatctaattcaGCTTCACATATAACGAAAGAAGATGATGAGTTTTGGCATACCTTCAGTGCTGAAGACCATGTGCCAGGTCTCTCCAGGAGCATCATCACCAGTGATCTTAGTGTTTAAAAGGCATCTGCCAATGTAAGGTGTCTTAGGTTTGAACTTGTTAACAATAACACCTTCCTCCATTTTCTTGGACTCTTTCTCAACCTTAGCAGGAGCCTCAGTGGTAACCTGAGCTCTGACAGAAACCACTCTCCCTCCAGTTGAAACATCTTTGTAGTAAAATGGAACCTGAAAAAAGCCACAACAcattcacccaaaaaaaacttgaaattcaACAATAAAGAAGGCAGCCGTCTAACCATGCATGAGCGCAAAACTGTTACCTTTCTGAAGGTGATTCTGTCAGGAGAGATGATAGAGGTTCTGGTTGGAAGCGAAGTGGACTTGGAAGTCGGAAGAGAAACTGCAGCACTCACTGCAGCCATGATTGATAAGTGATGATAAAGAAGAATTTAGatgaagagagaagaaaatttaaagggGTGTTGACGTTTTTAAGTGAAGAAGTGAgatgagaaaaaagaaaaggttgaGATTTTTGTGTATTTGATTTAGTGGGTTGTGTTTATGGATATTGAATTGGGTGGAGGAGATTGGAAAGCCAATGCAGTGGCTTATGAAAGGATAAGTTTATGAGTAAAATCTATGATTCTCACACTTTGTTTTTGGACATGCTGTCGTCTCGGTTGATATTTGTTCCATGAAGATCTGTTAGTTAATGGGCATTTGGACTGCTAAGTGAATCTAGTAACCTGAACCACAGTGACAGTATCCTTTCTCTCACTGCACACCATCAGTTATTTGTATAATtcatcaacttttttttattccgaatagaaaaataatatttttttatagggttagaaaaataatacccaaataaaaattccaaaaatgatgaatttaCTGAAGtctacttttaaaaaaaaagtaacaaatAGTAtctatcaaaaataaaaataaaaactgtaacAAATAGCAAATTTACACACAGTTtgatattggaaaaaaaattatttgaagaaatttgaatgGGCTGGGCCTCACAACCCTACCACGTCAATTGGTCCCTTGGGAAATATGATGGGTGTATCTAGCTTTGCACAAGATTAGAATCCTCTTTACCTTTTGGGTCGGGAGTCTCCGATCAGTTTGTGGGCTTACGTAAAGTGATATTAGAACTCTTCTAATGTATACAcggttttaaataaaaattcagaaaaccaaataattaaaggttcaatgaattttcaattagaatgctcttttaaatagttttattttatttttaaaattatatttttatttccgGAAAGATTTCGAAAGATAATTTAGATTATGAGATTGTGTAGccgtaaaaagtaaaaattttgttaaaaaaaattatataaaagtgcttaattgaatttcaattaaaaaagaattaacttTGTCTTGGGCTATTTGTGCAAACTCAATCGAAAGGGGGTATCATAAAGACTTTCGGGTGGTGGTAATAGCACTACTCGTGAACTCAATACACCTATTTTACTTCTAAAGAAACCTCTTTATGCCATTTTATTGAAGTGATTTGTCTTCGTCTTAAAAGATCATCATGACGGATACTTTATGTTTGTTGGGTGATTCGtgccatattaatttattaatgttgaTTAAGAGCTTGAAAGAGCAAGAGAGGCATAAGATTTTGGTAATTTCAGCTATTGTTGATGCAGAAGTGATATCTCTACTCTGGATGAGGATAGGCTTGTTGACTTTACTGCAATAAATTAGGCAGTTGAGCTCATCTTTATCAAGTTACAAGTAGTCAGTCGGTCATCAATACAACAATAGACAGCGTTCTACAAATTCAGTGCTTTAATTTGGTTGCAGTAGAAAACTAAAACGACAATCTTCACTTCCACTCTTCATTGTCTTTCTAATACTGGCCCTTTCATCTATCAGTTCAGTTGGTCTCCTTAAAAGCTGTaataatgtatttaatttcACACGTCTGGATCTAAAGTTTGGCAATTGAGTCTATTCTGTCTACGGTTGCTGGGCTACAAATCATATCTTCATATTTGCAGCTCACATTGCTCTGTGttacatttttctttgaagtttaaccgagatttttatttatttatttatttatatttccaCCCTGCTCGTGACTTGCCTACATGGCTTTAGATCAGATGTATACCCATTAAATCTCtgcattttttctaaaaaaaatggttcCAATTCAATGGGTCTCATTAAGAATCGTTTGACTGCTGACTAACAATTAGATTGACCATTCAATGGGTTCCTTTAGTTTTATTCTGCAATTTCGAAGGTCAATATCCGCCCTGCATTCTGATGACATGAGTCTTTATAATTTCCAGATTACTAAATCAAGACTGCGtattaagttataatttataaggcTGAATTCGATAAGGATGGAGTGACATTTAAAAGAATGGTCAAACGAAGACCCTTTAACCTCTTGGAGTTGCACAGAAATTTGCCGAGTAAACTGGTCGAAACACTTTCGTGTTAGGTGTGAAGTGTAAGTTATTGAGGTAATTCAGTTGACGGAATCAAATCGGTTGAGTTTGAAAGTGTCCTACACGTGGGGCTGATTCTGAATGTTTCTCCTCGCGATGGCCATAGCCCACATCTGGAGCTGACCTGATAATAAAATCCCAGGTCAGCAAAATCACGTTCCAATTTCGTatgtatacatacatacatacatacatatatgaaAAACATAACATGTACAGAGTTGCTAAAATCAGCACTTTACGGTTcaattggggaaaaaaaagtttctaaaTGAATATTGAATTGAATATGAGAGAATATAATGATACGCCAAGCCCCAAGCGGATCATCATTGGGTTTCTGGCCTTGTTTACAAATAGATATTTATCAAcaatagaaacaaaaagcaaaaagaagcaAGCAGctactttttcaatttaaatgaCTCAGAATACTTCTAAACAATCACATAACAACACTTGATTGTATGTACACTCCATGGGGATGATGGAACattaacaaaacaacaaaCTGAAAAAATTTGGCTGAAACAACCAATTAGACTctacattaaataaataattggttCTATCAGTGGAAACCCCTTGAACCTCTGGACTGGTAAAGTTCCAACCTACTTTTGGCATCTTGTAGCAACGGATCTACCGTTTCATCCTGTGTCATGTGACTTTGCTTTGATGTCCATTCTAGCACTGTGAGCACTTCAGCTTGTGCAAGGTCCTCGCTGTCTGGTACATGCAATGCAATGTAGCATAAAAGGACTAATGCCGATAACTGAACAATTTGCTCTCCAAAATACACAAGCTGAACCAGGTGCTTTGCCCCTCCAGCACTAATAATTGCCTTGGAGTGATCAGAGTGGAGATAGTTATCACTGCACGCAAATTTTGTAAGAGCAATTGAAGCCTCCCTTGAAACTTCGGCTTCCCTCTCATCAAGAAGTTTAACCAATGGAGCAATCATTCTTGTCTCCGTTGCCTTAAAAGTCCTGGCCAGATTCCCAACAGCTTTAATGCAGGGAATGAGGAGGTCGGAATCTGCTTTTTCAATGATCCTAAATAACTGATCAACAACAGCTTTGCAGGCAGGGGCATTAGGCTTGAATGCTGATCTTCTCAGTTCAGCATCTTTCTCTGCCACAGCTGTGATCTCCATCAATGCCATGGCAGAATTGTATTGAACATCTTCTGGCCCTTTCTCTAAAAGAACTGCAAAACATAACAATGCTCTAGACTCAGTTATGCTCCTACAAATGGGTGAATTTCCTTTAGCAAGATGCCAAAGTGCTCTTGCTGCCATTGCTTTCATGTAAGCCTTAGTTGCAGGGTCTTCTAGTTCTCTTCCCTTAGTATTAGCCCCATAATTTGAGAGACCATGCTGATGCTGAGACTGATGATTTTGCTTCACGTTGTTGTCTTGACCATTACTCTTCACATCGGTACCCTGATTTATGACATTTCCTTGCTTCTGAACCGGCTTGGTCCCAACCTTCATTGCCATTGTATTTGTAACCACATTGTGCATTTGACTAGGCGTCTTGTTTCCCATTGGATGAGGAATCCGGCTCTGATACTGCTTGTCCTCATCATCAATAACCTTGTTGTTACTGCCGTTGGCATTTGCATTGTTAGTCTTATTGCTCGCAACGACAACCGCATGAATGGAGGTGGCCTTGCTGACAATTGCATACTTGCTATGCTCTTGCACAGTCTCAAACGCCAAATGACCAACAAGCAAGCGAATTATATTATGTTGAGCAAAAAGATCTTGACATTTAGGATAATTACCCGCTAATTCAGACACAGCCCACGCCACAACAGCTTGCACTTTCATTGGGCCTTCTTTGAGGATTTTCGCAAACACCAAACAAACTCCGCTATGAATCATGTGTTCGACACTTTCAGGGTCACGTCCTAACAACCCAATTGCCCTCGCAGCATTCTCTTGTCCTTCTGGTTTCCCTTCTTTGACTAGCTTCAATAACGGACCAACCCCACCTTCTTCGATAATCAACTTGCCATAGCGATCATTATCACGCGCCAGGGATACAAGCGATGCAGCGGCGTCGGATTTGTGCTCGAGAGACCCTGCAGTATAAAGAATTGCAACTTGTTCCCATATCAAACAGAGGATTGGCTCGTTGGCAGCGATTGGCGGGAGGCCTAAGTACTCGTCATCACGATCTTCGGCTGAAGCCGAGACACGAAGAAGCCATGAAACATCTCCTATTGAATTCTCCAACTGGGAAGACATTTTGCGAAACGCAGCAGCTGGGATGATTGTGAACACGCGCTTGATGATACCATTTGCGCGATATTTGATTACCAAGGACAGAGCTTTCTCCAGGACTTGTTCAGTGTCATCGATGATGCGGCGCGTTGGTCGCTCGTAAAGGTCAGAGCTAGCTCGAGCAGCCTGTCTGAGCAAAGCCGCGAGTTTTTCAGTCTTGGATTTGAGCTCGGCGCAGTCTTGTTTCATTGAAGTCGCTTCGTCAGCTGCTTTGACCACTTGATCAGCTAACTGGATCGGTTTTGCCAAGATTTGCTTCACTTTGTCCGCCATTTTATGTCACAGCGGACACAAACAAAACTTGAACCTCTACCAGTTATCACCCGCCTTCACTACTAACACAAAACAGATCAAGAAATggaacaacaaaaacaaatgctttattgaatgaattgtgggttttttgttttgttcttttttttcccccttaaGCCTTGAAAGGCGGAGATGATGGAGGGGCGTGGTGGGGTAGTTGAGATTTGAGCAAATGAGCTGGAAATGTGAATTAACAACTTATTAAGTTGTGCCTTTGTTTTTGTGTTATGTCTGATGTGGGCAAGATTTTGTGTGTTGTTGGGCTTTGTGGGGGGTTTTTAAATCAGGATGTAGTGGTAGTAGtctgaaagaaagaaagattcaGAAATTGGAAGAACAAGGAATCAATGTTCACGGTGAAAGTGAGTGAATGATGGACGGGCTTTACAAGGTCAAACgcgttttcttttctttgtttataaCCTCGTTTGGCAAATGCCAGTTTTGATGTCTGGTGAGCGTTGATCTGGTGAGTGGCGACCGCTTTTACAATACTTCTCATTTTAATGGCATCCGATTCCATTGTTTGCCCAATCAGAGTATCGCTCACATGCATCTTGATGCATACATATATGTCACACTCGCAGTTACTGCTCCAATACAATTCTATCTTTTCATTACACGACATGACAGGAGACACGGAAGATGCAACCACTCCTTCATTGTTTCTGTTCATTTGATCAGGGAGTTTAATTCaccatttgatttttttctctgcCTCTCATTTAGAGTTACGTTattaatgacaaaataaatgaaagagtGCCGCATAACGGTTggtaattaattgtattaaataataagatCCAGTATGTGGTGGGCATTTAGCTAATTCTGTAatgattctttcaaaattttatttgtgggTAGTTAAACCAATCCATCAAAATAAAGTATTTGCCGATCTAAATTGTGTTGGTTTGTGTTTACTCCGATTGATTATGTAGAGACGTTGTTGCCAAATTTGCTTTTCAAGTACTAAGAGTTGATTATTTGAATGTTTAATGGTTTTGGaagttttttattacaaattttaagtgaatataattaaaatattttactatgAAAGAAGATTgcatgattttcttttattcgcgcagttattttagtttagtttcttaacccctctctctctttattaatttgtgtagaaattgagaaaatacAGTTGGATTCTTTTTTGATATAAAGTTTTAGTCAAATTAGTGGATCGTGTTTGGATTAATCTGTTTCAACAAAACAAGCTAAGTcactcaattaattttattattatatttttcataaaataatttattatttagggaaaaagataaaaaaaccTAGGTAGCCACTCAATTTTTATCATGGAGATGAAAGATGGCAGCTCTATGTATGGTGGGATAAATAGAGAGAATCTTGTATAGCAAATGACCAAATGGGTCTTATGATTATGTTGATGTCATTTCTGATTTAAAGAAGGGAAATGGACACTTATAATCCCGATATTTGGGGAGATGCTGTGTAAATCTCGatgttttcaataaaaaatgttaatactctttttttttttcttttaaggatCATCATAATTCAATATAGCAAAAAtcttgaataaatataaagtagaataatcaaataatagttttattttgactACATACATGTTCgaatacaatataattttatactaacattttttatttgtctgtTTGCTTCTATTGCGCGTCAATATTAAGATTTACACTTTAAAAAACTATAGATTTAAATAGTAACCAACTTCAaccatattaaaatattcaataattcaataatataaaaataaaccaaatcaACAGTTAAGGTTGGCAATGGAATGGGATTTCTCAATCCCAATCCTATCTCGTATATGcaaatgagataaaaaaaaaatttattttcatctctttaatatatttttaggaCAAAAAATATATCCTAATCATGTCCCAAAAGAAATG
This window contains:
- the LOC102621430 gene encoding uncharacterized protein LOC102621430; this encodes MADKVKQILAKPIQLADQVVKAADEATSMKQDCAELKSKTEKLAALLRQAARASSDLYERPTRRIIDDTEQVLEKALSLVIKYRANGIIKRVFTIIPAAAFRKMSSQLENSIGDVSWLLRVSASAEDRDDEYLGLPPIAANEPILCLIWEQVAILYTAGSLEHKSDAAASLVSLARDNDRYGKLIIEEGGVGPLLKLVKEGKPEGQENAARAIGLLGRDPESVEHMIHSGVCLVFAKILKEGPMKVQAVVAWAVSELAGNYPKCQDLFAQHNIIRLLVGHLAFETVQEHSKYAIVSKATSIHAVVVASNKTNNANANGSNNKVIDDEDKQYQSRIPHPMGNKTPSQMHNVVTNTMAMKVGTKPVQKQGNVINQGTDVKSNGQDNNVKQNHQSQHQHGLSNYGANTKGRELEDPATKAYMKAMAARALWHLAKGNSPICRSITESRALLCFAVLLEKGPEDVQYNSAMALMEITAVAEKDAELRRSAFKPNAPACKAVVDQLFRIIEKADSDLLIPCIKAVGNLARTFKATETRMIAPLVKLLDEREAEVSREASIALTKFACSDNYLHSDHSKAIISAGGAKHLVQLVYFGEQIVQLSALVLLCYIALHVPDSEDLAQAEVLTVLEWTSKQSHMTQDETVDPLLQDAKSRLELYQSRGSRGFH